The Mesorhizobium sp. AR10 genome includes the window CTGGTTGCGATGACCGACGAGATCGTGCTGGAGATCGCCTGGCAGATGGGCCGTCCGGTGCGCTATGGCGGCGAGTTCGGCGGTGTCAGGGAACGCACCAATTACATGGTCGAGATCGCCGAGGCGGCGCTCAGATCCATGCCTGCGTCCAACCCGAAGGACGGCTTTCGCCGCTACGTGAAGAAGGATCCGCTTGGCGTCGTCATGGTGATCGCGCCGTGGAACTATCCCTATCTGACCGCCGTCAACACCATCGTGCCGGCGCTGATGGCCGGCAATGCCGTTGTCCTCAAACATGCGGCGCAGACGCTGTTGGTCGGCGAGCGCTTCCAGCAGGCGTTCGACAAGGTAGGCCTGCCCAAGGGCGTGTTCCAGAATGTCGTGCTCAACCATAGCCAGACCGAAAAGCTGCTCGGTTCAGGCAAGATCGACCATGTCAACTTCACCGGCTCGGTCGGCGGGGGGCGTGCCATCGAAAAGGCTGCGGCGGGCACCTTCTTGACGCTCGGCCTCGAACTCGGCGGCAAGGATCCGGCCTATGTCCTGCCCGACGCCAAGATGGACCACGCTGTTGCCAATCTGGTCGACGGCGCCTTCTTCAATTCGGGCCAGTGCTGCTGCGGCATCGAGCGCGTCTATGTCCACGAGAAGGTCTATGACGAGTTCGTCGAAGGCTTCATCGCCGAGACGAAGAACTATGTCGTCGGCAACCCGCTCGACCAAGCGACGACGATGGGGCCGATGGCGCAGGCGCGCTTCGCCGACCTGATCCGT containing:
- a CDS encoding aldehyde dehydrogenase family protein, producing the protein METVKIKSPIDGSIYAERPIATDQAINAAVERAKAAQEKWAQTPIVERGKYMLAMLEALVAMTDEIVLEIAWQMGRPVRYGGEFGGVRERTNYMVEIAEAALRSMPASNPKDGFRRYVKKDPLGVVMVIAPWNYPYLTAVNTIVPALMAGNAVVLKHAAQTLLVGERFQQAFDKVGLPKGVFQNVVLNHSQTEKLLGSGKIDHVNFTGSVGGGRAIEKAAAGTFLTLGLELGGKDPAYVLPDAKMDHAVANLVDGAFFNSGQCCCGIERVYVHEKVYDEFVEGFIAETKNYVVGNPLDQATTMGPMAQARFADLIREQKAEALRKGAKAHINMKVADDKQGSPYLAPEVLTQVDHQMSVMREESFGPIVGIMKVRNDEEAIALMNDSPYGLTASIWTRDTDHAAAIGDRVETGTVFMNRCDYLDPALVWTGVKDTGKGAALSAIGYDNLTRSKSYHLRETI